From the genome of Gemmatimonadota bacterium:
GCTCGGGGATGACGTCGAGGAACGGAGCGCCGAGGGGGCGGCCGCGCTCAAGGGGATCGATCGCCTCATCGTCCTCGACATCAGCGACCTCAAGCGGCTCGGCGTGCTCGCCGACGCGGTGCGTGCGCTCCCCCAGGACGCCCTCGTCATCGACCATCACCTGCCCGGCGAGGAACCCCCGGGACGGACGATGCTCAGTGACACGGCCGCGTGTGCGACGGCCGAGCTCGTGTTCGACTTCGCGAAGGCGCGCGGTCTGACCATCACGACCCCCATCGCGCGGTCACTCTACACCGCGCTGGTGACGGACACGGGCGGCTTCCGGTTCGGGAACACGTCGCCGCGCTGTCTCTCCGTCGCCGCCGTGCTGCTCACGGCCGGCGTCGACCCGGAGCAGATGTACGCGCGCATCTATGGGAGCGTGCCGCTCGGTCGGCTGCATCTGTTGCGGGACGCCCTCGATAGCCTCCAGGTCGACATGGCGCACGGCATGGCATGGGTGCGGATCCAGGCCGGCGCGCTCGAGCGGCACGGGGTCTCCAGCGAGGACCTCGACGGCGTCTCCGAGTACCCGCGCTCGATCGCCGGCGTCCGACTCGCCCTGCTGTTCCGGGACCTGGGACATGGGAAGGTGAAGGTCTCGTGGCGCAGCGTGGCCGGCGTGAACGTGAACACCGCCGCGAAGGTCTTCGGTGGCGGCGGCCATGCGCGTGCGTCCGGCGCGCTCATCGCCGGGAGCCTGGCCGACGTGGAGACGCGCGTGCTCTCCGAGTGTCGGCGACTCCTTGAATCCGGCGCGTTGGCGGATTGATCGCGCGGGGCGCTGTGCGCGCGTTCGACCGCGACCTATCGTTCAGATGCTGATGTCCATCCCCTGACTCATCCCAGAATGACCGAGACACTCCAGGCCCGCCTCGCCGAGGCGCTGGCCCCGATCGCCAATCCGCGCACGGGCGCGTCGCTCTACCAGACCCAGCAGGTGCGCGACATCGCGGCCACGCGCGACGGCAAGGTGCGCGTGACCCTTCTCCTCGCGGCGCAGGACGACCCGACGCTCGCGCGGCAAGTCCGTCAGGCGCTCGAGAAGGTCGAGGGCGTCACCGATGTCCGCGTCGACGTGAAGGATGCTGCCGAAGCGCCCGTGCCCTCCTCGGCCCCAGCGCCCGCGGCCGCCCCACCGAGTGCCAAGGCGCGCGCCCTGCCGGTCATGAACGAGCCGGCCGCGGCGCCGCGCACGCCGGCCGCGCCGACCCCGGTCAC
Proteins encoded in this window:
- a CDS encoding bifunctional oligoribonuclease/PAP phosphatase NrnA; translated protein: MQDILNVPAARLEAITRLAAELRPGMTVALSTHINADGDGCGSQTALARLLGQMGIRAYIVNPTPWPELFRWLLGDDVEERSAEGAAALKGIDRLIVLDISDLKRLGVLADAVRALPQDALVIDHHLPGEEPPGRTMLSDTAACATAELVFDFAKARGLTITTPIARSLYTALVTDTGGFRFGNTSPRCLSVAAVLLTAGVDPEQMYARIYGSVPLGRLHLLRDALDSLQVDMAHGMAWVRIQAGALERHGVSSEDLDGVSEYPRSIAGVRLALLFRDLGHGKVKVSWRSVAGVNVNTAAKVFGGGGHARASGALIAGSLADVETRVLSECRRLLESGALAD